The region CTTTTTTAAAAAAAATTGCCCAATTTATAGTAAGTGAAAATCAAGACGAAATTTTTGTTTTAAAAGGGTATGCTGGTACAGGTAAAACCACTTTATTATCAAATTTGGTTAACCAATTAGCGTTAGTAAATAAAAAATACGTTATGTTGGCGCCAACGGGTAGGGCGGCAAAAGTTATTGCAAACTACGCCAAACAATCAGCCTTTACCATTCATAAAAAAATATATTATCCTAAAAAAGATAAAAATTCTGGAGTTGCATTTACTATGCAAGCCAATAAACATAAAAATACTATTTTTATTGTTGATGAATCATCAATGATTGCCGATAATGTCACCGATGCTACCATGTACACACATGGTTCATTGTTAGATGATTTAATGTATTACGTGTATTCTGGTCAAAATTGCAAACTTATTATAGTAGGCGATACAGCACAGTTGCCACCAGTTGGTATGGACGAAAGTCCTGCTTTGAACGAAAGTAAATTGGCTTTAAACTACCAAATGAAAGTCGATTTTATTGAATTAACCGAAGTAATGCGTCAAGAAGAACATTCGGGTATTTTGTACAATGCCACCGAATTACGTGAGCAATTAATGCAAGAATTTTATGATTTTTTTGAATTTGATGTAAAACCATTTAAAGACATTATTCGGTTACAAGACGGATACGAAACGCTTGATGCCATACACGATGCATACGCACAAAAAGGTACCGAAGAAACTATTTTTATAGTGCGATCTAATAAACGCGCCAATCAATACAACCAACAAATTCGAACCCGCATTTTAGATAATGAAAGTGAAATTAGTGCAGGCGATTACATAATGGTGGTTAAAAACAATTATTTTTGGTTAAAAGATTCAAAAACAGCCGATTTTATTGCAAATGGCGATATTTTAGAAATCTTACAAATTTACAAACACCACGAATTGTACGGGTTTAGATTTGCTTCGGTAAAAGTACGTATGATTGATTACCCCGATATGTTACCGTTTGATACTATTGTTCTGCTAGACACGCTTCATTCAGAGTCGGCTAGTTTAACTTACGAAGAATCAAATAAATTATATCAAGAAGTACTACTTGATTATCAAGATGAAATCACAGCTTATCGCAAAATGCAAAAAGTAAAAAACAATGAGTATTTTAATGCCCTACAAATAAAATTTGCATACGCAGTTACTTGTCATAAATCACAGGGTGGGCAATGGGATACCGTTTTTATAGAACAGCCCTATTTGCCAAATGGTATAAATAAAGATTATATGCGTTGGCTATACACTGCATTAACACGTGCAAAAGAAAAAGTATATTTAATAGGCTTTAACGACGATTTTTTTACATAATAATTAAAAATCAACAAAAAAACATTCCATATAAATGAATCAATTAAAAATAATAGCAGTAATACCTGCACGTTACGCATCAACCCGTTTTCCTGCAAAATTAATTCAAGATTTAGGCGGAAAACCAGTAGTTGTACAAACTTATTTAGCCACTTTAGCTACCCAATTATTTGATGAGGTTTTAGTTGCTACCGATCACGAAATTATTTACAATTTACTAAAACAGCACCACGTAAATGTTGTTATGAGTAGCGATGCACATGAAAGTGGAAGCGACCGTATTGCCGAAGTAGTAGCTAATTTAGATTGTGATGTAGTTGTAAATGTACAAGGCGATGAGCCTTTTGTAAGTAAAGAAAACCTACAAAGTTTAATTTCGGTTTTTAAAAACGATATTGAAAATAAAATAGATTTAGCATCGCTAATGTTTGAAATTAACGATTTAGAAACCATTAATAACCCTAATAACGTAAAGGTGGTTATTGATGAAAACTATAAAGCTTTGTATTTTTCACGAGCTGCAATTCCTTTTCCGCGCGATGGTAAAAGCTATGCGCCCTATTACCAGCATATAGGGGTGTACGCCTACCGAAAACACGCTTTATTGGCTTTTACAACTTGGCAAATGAAAGGGTTAGAAGCTACCGAAAAATTAGAACAATTACGTTATTTAGAATACGGTAAAACCATACAAATGGTAGTAACTAGCCATGTAGGTGTAGGTATTGATACCAAAGAAGATTTAGATAAAGCACGTTTGCTATGGAAATAAAAAACAACCACAACTTATTAACAATTTTGTGATTTTTAAAGTTTTTAAATAGTATAAACACACGAAAGGATTCGTGCGGTTGCGGATATGAATAAGTTATTTGCTCAAAGTCGGGAGACTTTGCGCAGCGGGGTAGAAAGTTATGATATTAAGTATAACAGAAAAAATATAGGTAAATCACAATATACTCTTAATAATGAAGAATAGTTTAATTGTTTTAATCGTGGTACTGTTTTTTAGTTGTAATTCGAAAGAAAATCAATCAAATGATCTACAAAATTTTTTTACAGATCTTAAAGGCGATGAGTATTGGGGTATTTATTCTGCATATCATAATTTTAAATTTAATGGTAATTACGTAAAATTTTATAATAATGGTACTTATAAAAATTATAAATGGGATAAATATGGAAGAAAATTTGAGGCAGATACTATCGAAATAAAGAAGTGGAGTGTAACAAAAGATAGTATTTTAAGCTATAATTTTCGATTCAGATACAAGATCGTTTTAATAAATGAAGGTGCAATTTTAATATCTTCTGGAGGTAAAGAAACAACATTTATGTTTATTAAGGAGAGTGAAAAACACCGGAGAAAATTGGATTGGCATTTACATACAGATTCCTTGAAGCTAAACAATCCCACGCTGCGCAAAGTTTGCAACTTTGAGCAACAATAAACAATAAAAAATGAAAGAAGGTTATATCATAAAAGACCAAGAAAAACCTCACTTTATTACTTGTACTGTAGTAGATTGGGTAGATATATTCACTAGAAAGGTTTATAAAGATATAGTAATTTCATCATTAGAATATTGTATAAAAGAAAAAGGTATGATTTTGTATGGTTATGTGATAATGAGCAATCATATTCATTTAATTGTACAATCCAAAGAGGGAAAACTATCAGACTTAATAAGAGATTTTAAAAAATTTACAGCAAAATATATTTTAGAAGCTATACAAACTGAACCAGAAAGTAGAAGAGAGTGGATGCTAGATTTATTTAAAAAAGCAACAGAAAGCCATACAAGAAATAAGAATTATCAGTTTTGGCAATATGGCAATCATGCAGAAGAAATTTATACCTTGCGTTTTATGTGGGACAAATTAAATTACATACACTTAAATCCAATAAGAGCAGGTATTGTAGAAAAAGCCCAACATTACATTTATTCCTCTGCTAATAATTATGTTTCAGGGAAAGGGTTGTTATTGGTAGAATTAGCAGATAACCCAGTAATTGATACAAGCAACACAAATGAATTTTGGAAATATAATAATTTTGATGAGTAAGTTGGCTCAAAGTCGGGAGACTTTGCGCAGCGGGGGGGAAATGGGATAGCTCCTCAAAGACATATGAATGTGGATTTGTATCCAAATAAAAAAGTTTTACCTAATAGCGGACACAGAATATTAGAATGATGAATAATGAACATAATAATTTTTTAGTTGATATATTAAGTATTTTACCAAATGAGGTCGAATGTTTAATACAAGCTCCAAGTCTTGAAAATTCAACTATTCAAAAAATGACAAAAAAAAGTAAATATGATTATTATAATTTAATAAATTTAACAGAAGAGAATAAAAAAGATTTTATAGATGAAGAATTAACTAATTCAATTGGAAATTTTATTCAAAATATCCAAATCAGAAAAGGAGATAGTCTACTATTTGAAGGATATGATGGAGTTGAATACGGAGTAATCTCTAAATATCTTATTATTCCCGATTGGTTTATAAAGAAATATGTCCCTGATACTTGTACTATATCTAATGAATGGTAATGTTCCAAAGTTAGTGATATTAATAAAAAAATGTTTACCCGATCGCCCCCGAGCTGGTGCGAGCATCTTGCTCGTGCAAAAAAAACAAAGAAGCCGTCTCACAACTAGAGACGGTTTTTTTTGGTAATGTATCAAATGTGTTGATGAAAGTTGAAACCCTTGTAAAATGTAGCTTTATAAGCTTTAAATGAAATTTTTTATAAAAATAAACGTACCCACGCTGCGCAAAGTCTCTCGACTTTGAGCTAAATTTAAAAAAACACAGTTATATCATTGTATCTTTACTTGTTAAAAATATTGATTGATTATATTTGATAATAATTTAATTTAGAAGTAGCTCAAAGTCGGGAGACTTTGCGCAGCGTGTAGAATTAGCAGATAACCCAGTAATTGATACAAGCAACACAAATGAATTTTGGAAATATAATAATTTTGATGAGTAAGTTGGCTCAAAGTCGGGAGACTTTGCGCAGCGGGGAAAATTTTTCCGAGTGTTAATGTATCTGGCAATTGGCAAAACACAAAAGGAGATGGAAGCGGTACTACTCCTGTAATATTCCATCCTGTAGCTCCAATTCCTCGAACGTATGAACATAAATATCCAGCTTCAAGTCCAATTGTAAATTAATAATATGATTTTTTTAAATAATAAGATGAAAGTTTCAATCCAACTTTTTTTTCTAACAATTCTGTTAAATAGTTGTCACGGTCAAAAAGGTGCTAGCTTAGAAGAATGTAAATCACATGTGGTAAATGCGTCCAAAATGGTTAATTCTTTTTATTCAGAGAAAAAACAAAATTTGCTTTCAGATGCTTTAAAAGAAGTTGAATTTTCTATGAATTGTCCTGAAACAAAAGCTAAATCAATTGAAATAAAAATATCAATTTTATCTCTTCAATTGCAGTATGATAAAGCAAGTGCATTTATTAATTCGTTGAACGAAAATGATTTTTCTAAATCATACAAAAAGAATATGCAGTATTATCTTTTTAAAGCATTTAGTTTTGAATTAAAATCTGACATTAAAAATAGAGATATAAACTTTAAACAATCAATTGAATCAATAAATCAGTTTATTGGAAAAAGTAAATCTATTGATCAAGAAGCGTACTATGATTTGTATTTTGTGAAATCAAAGATGCTAAACAAAGAAGAGATTAGTCAGGAACTAGATGATTTAAAGAAGACTTACCCTTCTGATGCCGAGTTTTTTGAGCTTTTGAAAGAATCATTTAATGAAACTGTGAAACAAGGAACTCTTCAAAAAGTAGGGTAGTGTATCAAATGTGTTGATGAAATTTGAAACCCTTGAAAACTGTAGCTTTTTAAGCTTTAAATGAAATTTTTTATAAAAATAAAGACGAACATTTGTTCGTCTTTATTAATTTAAGTGTCTTAAAACAGCTAAAAATGGTAAATAGCAATACCCACGCTGCGCAAAGTCTCCCGACTTTGAGCTAAATTTTAAAAACACAGTTATATCATTGCATCTTTACTTGTTAAAAATATTGATTGATTATATTTGATAATTATTTAATTTAGAAGTAGCTCAAAGTCGGGAGACTTTGCGCAACCAAAAAAAAAAAAAATAGAACCTAAAGTTCTATTTTTTTATTTATGTAAAATCATTGAAATTTCAATATTTACGTTGCGTGGTAATTTTTCAACCTGTACACATTCACGTGCAGGAGCTGTTTCGGCATTAAAATAGCTAGCATAAACTTCGTTTATTAACGCAAAATGATCCATATTTCTAATAAAAATAGTTGCTTTAACAACATTTTCAAAAGTTAAACCAGCTTCATCAATAATATACTGTAAGTTTTGCATTACTTGTTTAGTTTCGTCTTGAATACCTGTTGTAACCAATGTTTCGGTTGCTTGGTTAAAAGGTATTTGACCCGATATAAACAATAAATCACCCACCATTACCGAATGGTTGTAAGGGCCAATAGGTGCGGGTGCTTTTGCAGAATTAATTATTTTTTTCATTTAATATAGTGTAAAGTAAATTATCTGTTTCTAAAACGGCGTTCGGCTGCGTTTCGTTTTTCGTACTTAATATCTTGTAAAATAGATGATTTAATACCAATAAAAAAGTTCCATTGTTTGTAATATCCATTCGGAATCCAAGAAAAATCCATTCGCCATGATTTTAAATCGCGCTCAAAACGCAATTGTGTATAAGTTACACCCTTATTTTTAAAATCGTAACCTGTAGAAAATCCTGTAACCCAACCTGGTGAAAGTGTTACATTACCTGAAACCATTAACGAATTATTGGTTATTTCTGATGTTCTTCGGGCGTTATTATAAGTTAAACTCCACGCCAAAGTTAAATCCCAAGGAATATCGGTATTGTAAAAGCTTGTTTTAGATTCTTTTCTTTTATCTTCATCAAACATTGATTTTTGTCTATCGGCTAAATCAACCGATTGACCAAATAAATCATCACCTCTTCCGCCATTTTGCATGTTTTTATTAATTTCATCGCTATCGTTATTTGGTTTTGCACTTCCACCAAATAAAGGATCAGTACTTGCTAACGCATAATTTACAGTAACATTTGCACTTGTTAAACGCATTAAACTTCCACCATTTGCAATATTAAATTTATCAATACGGTTTCCAGCATTATCAATTGCTAACGGATCTAAGGAAGTGCCTAAATTTAAACGCAATTTATCCTTTAATAAATTGGTGTTTGCGTTTAAACGTAAAGGTTGTAGTTTTAACGAGTCGGCCGAAAAATTATATGAAGTACTAAAATTCAACGAATTTAAAAGCGCAATTTTTTTAGGTTCGCCCGTTGTTGATTCATCATCACGTACTTTCGCTTCAAAATTATTACCCAAAGAAAAACTCATGATATTAGACATAGATTGATTGGGTGCACCAAACAAAGTACCGTTAAAACGCGAATACTCTTCCATAGTTGTACCTAAAGCATCAATTGCATAAGTATCGTAATATTGATTAAAACTTGGGGTGTATGTATATGCAACCGCCGGACGCATTACGTGTCTAATTGCTTGAATTTTTGCGTTTTTGTTAAAATTGAATGTTCCGTAAATGGTGGTTCCAATGTTAGTACTAAAATTATATGTTCGGTAACTATCAAAACCATTATCACGTTCAGTTTCAACCTTATTAGTTGCTAAACTGTAATATTTATTAAAAGTATTTAGTACCCATGTTTCGGTAAAATTACCCGACATAGATACCGATAAGTATTTAAAAACTTTAAAATTAGTTGCCAAAGGAATGGAATGTTGCACACCAGCATCCATTTCGTTAAACATTTCCGATTTAAAGAAAAGGGAATCTGTGGTTTGAATTTGATTTCGACCACTTAAATTATATTGCAAATTTAAATTTTGAATAAACCCTTTTTTAGAACCGTTTTTAGGTGCAAAAGGATATACACGATCTACACTAGCTTGCAAATTAGGTAACGACATGGTTATTTGCTTTGTATTGGTATTTTGGGTGTGATTTGCCGATACCGTTACGTTTGCCTGTGGTGTTGATTGAAAGGTTTTTGAATAACTTACCGATGACGATAACGTGTTATTCATATTTGAACCAATGTTTTGGGTGTTTAACGAGTTGCGAAAATAATTACTACTACCCAAGTTTACCGATGCAGCAAAACGCGAATTGGGGTTTGCTTTTGCATCTTGTGAATGGCTCCATTGTATATTGTAAATTCTATTTTTACTGTAATTATCAAAACCTTTTTCGCCTTCAATTAAGGTTTCGTATCTAAAATTAAAATTACCGTTGTATTTGTATCTTTTTCTATACTGCGATTGTGCATTTAAGGCATTACTACCTTTTGAATATACATCGCCTAATAAAGTTAAATCAATTTTATCGCTAAAAGCAAAATAATACCCACCGTTTTGTAAGTAATACCCACGTAAATTGGTATCGCCAAAAGAAGGTATTATAAAGCCTGAAACTGCTTTTTGCGATAGTGGAAAAAAT is a window of Myroides sp. JBRI-B21084 DNA encoding:
- a CDS encoding ATP-dependent DNA helicase, which encodes MTITQFYQQLKDSFPFELTLKQDAFLKKIAQFIVSENQDEIFVLKGYAGTGKTTLLSNLVNQLALVNKKYVMLAPTGRAAKVIANYAKQSAFTIHKKIYYPKKDKNSGVAFTMQANKHKNTIFIVDESSMIADNVTDATMYTHGSLLDDLMYYVYSGQNCKLIIVGDTAQLPPVGMDESPALNESKLALNYQMKVDFIELTEVMRQEEHSGILYNATELREQLMQEFYDFFEFDVKPFKDIIRLQDGYETLDAIHDAYAQKGTEETIFIVRSNKRANQYNQQIRTRILDNESEISAGDYIMVVKNNYFWLKDSKTADFIANGDILEILQIYKHHELYGFRFASVKVRMIDYPDMLPFDTIVLLDTLHSESASLTYEESNKLYQEVLLDYQDEITAYRKMQKVKNNEYFNALQIKFAYAVTCHKSQGGQWDTVFIEQPYLPNGINKDYMRWLYTALTRAKEKVYLIGFNDDFFT
- the kdsB gene encoding 3-deoxy-manno-octulosonate cytidylyltransferase produces the protein MNQLKIIAVIPARYASTRFPAKLIQDLGGKPVVVQTYLATLATQLFDEVLVATDHEIIYNLLKQHHVNVVMSSDAHESGSDRIAEVVANLDCDVVVNVQGDEPFVSKENLQSLISVFKNDIENKIDLASLMFEINDLETINNPNNVKVVIDENYKALYFSRAAIPFPRDGKSYAPYYQHIGVYAYRKHALLAFTTWQMKGLEATEKLEQLRYLEYGKTIQMVVTSHVGVGIDTKEDLDKARLLWK
- a CDS encoding REP-associated tyrosine transposase; translated protein: MKEGYIIKDQEKPHFITCTVVDWVDIFTRKVYKDIVISSLEYCIKEKGMILYGYVIMSNHIHLIVQSKEGKLSDLIRDFKKFTAKYILEAIQTEPESRREWMLDLFKKATESHTRNKNYQFWQYGNHAEEIYTLRFMWDKLNYIHLNPIRAGIVEKAQHYIYSSANNYVSGKGLLLVELADNPVIDTSNTNEFWKYNNFDE
- a CDS encoding Rid family detoxifying hydrolase, translating into MKKIINSAKAPAPIGPYNHSVMVGDLLFISGQIPFNQATETLVTTGIQDETKQVMQNLQYIIDEAGLTFENVVKATIFIRNMDHFALINEVYASYFNAETAPARECVQVEKLPRNVNIEISMILHK
- a CDS encoding putative LPS assembly protein LptD is translated as MHTKVIYIVFNLILIPSAFTQASAQEFPHVNRHLNIENKKDTVTTTPTTPTTLKPVVTDTIKPKQGQKLEAPMLRKAKDYEKLDQKNKKVTLYNQAVFKYQDYELTAGIIIYDYDKEEVYAGRIKDSVGNLVQHPVFKQGNQVVEPDSIRFNTKTKKAIVWNTRTKYNDFNVKAEKTKKVNDSVYFMKGVKFTTAEDIDNPEYYFKTSKAKFVPNKKIVTGVTNLVIEDVPTPIGLPFAFFPLSQKAVSGFIIPSFGDTNLRGYYLQNGGYYFAFSDKIDLTLLGDVYSKGSNALNAQSQYRKRYKYNGNFNFRYETLIEGEKGFDNYSKNRIYNIQWSHSQDAKANPNSRFAASVNLGSSNYFRNSLNTQNIGSNMNNTLSSSVSYSKTFQSTPQANVTVSANHTQNTNTKQITMSLPNLQASVDRVYPFAPKNGSKKGFIQNLNLQYNLSGRNQIQTTDSLFFKSEMFNEMDAGVQHSIPLATNFKVFKYLSVSMSGNFTETWVLNTFNKYYSLATNKVETERDNGFDSYRTYNFSTNIGTTIYGTFNFNKNAKIQAIRHVMRPAVAYTYTPSFNQYYDTYAIDALGTTMEEYSRFNGTLFGAPNQSMSNIMSFSLGNNFEAKVRDDESTTGEPKKIALLNSLNFSTSYNFSADSLKLQPLRLNANTNLLKDKLRLNLGTSLDPLAIDNAGNRIDKFNIANGGSLMRLTSANVTVNYALASTDPLFGGSAKPNNDSDEINKNMQNGGRGDDLFGQSVDLADRQKSMFDEDKRKESKTSFYNTDIPWDLTLAWSLTYNNARRTSEITNNSLMVSGNVTLSPGWVTGFSTGYDFKNKGVTYTQLRFERDLKSWRMDFSWIPNGYYKQWNFFIGIKSSILQDIKYEKRNAAERRFRNR